One Marinibacterium anthonyi genomic region harbors:
- a CDS encoding Sulfotransferase family protein, with product MRVSPGNEKGREGGKMILSRGRGYVFVHIPKTGGTALALALEGRAMKDDILLGDTPKALKRRHRVRGVQSRGRLWKHSTLADIDGLVSGEDLEGLFAFTLVRNPWDRMVSYYHWLRVQQFPHIAVAKAKRMSFQDFATDRGILASMRAAPASHYMTRADGVEHCAAYIRLEHLAQDAAPLWDHLGFRLDLGVENASDRARDYRGYYSESSAAAVGAAMAADVARFSYGFDSGG from the coding sequence ATGCGGGTATCGCCCGGCAATGAAAAGGGCCGCGAAGGGGGGAAGATGATCCTCAGCCGTGGTCGGGGCTATGTCTTCGTTCACATTCCCAAGACCGGGGGAACCGCGCTGGCGCTTGCGCTTGAGGGGCGGGCGATGAAGGACGACATCCTGCTGGGGGATACGCCGAAAGCGCTGAAGCGCCGGCACCGGGTGAGGGGCGTGCAAAGTCGCGGACGGCTGTGGAAGCATTCGACGCTGGCCGATATCGACGGGCTGGTGTCGGGGGAGGATCTGGAGGGGCTGTTCGCCTTTACCCTGGTGCGCAATCCCTGGGACCGGATGGTCAGCTATTACCATTGGCTGCGGGTGCAGCAGTTCCCCCACATCGCGGTGGCCAAGGCGAAACGGATGTCCTTCCAGGACTTCGCCACCGACCGGGGGATCCTGGCGTCGATGCGGGCGGCCCCGGCGTCCCATTACATGACCCGCGCCGACGGGGTCGAACATTGCGCGGCCTACATCCGGCTGGAACACCTGGCGCAGGACGCGGCGCCCTTGTGGGACCACCTGGGGTTCCGGCTGGACCTGGGGGTGGAAAATGCATCGGACCGGGCGCGCGATTACCGGGGCTATTATTCCGAGTCGTCGGCGGCGGCGGTGGGGGCGGCGATGGCCGCGGATGTGGCGCGCTTTTCTTATGGGTTCGATTCCGGCGGCTGA